The nucleotide window NNNNNNNNNNNNNNNNNNNNNNNNNNNNNNNNNNNNNNNNNNNNNNNNNNNNNNNNNNNNNNNNNNNNNNNNNNNNNNNNNNNNNNNNNNNNNNNNNNNNNNNNNNNNNNNNNNNNNNNNNNNNNNNNNNNNNNNNNNNNNNNNNNNNNNNNNNNNNNNNNNNNNNNNNNNNNNNNNNNNNNNNNNNNNNNNNNNNNNNNNNNNNNNNNNNNNNNNNNNNNNNNNNNNNNNNNNNNNNNNNNNNNNNNNNNNNNNNNNNNNNNNNNNNNNNNNNNNNNNNNNNNNNNNNNNNNNNNNNNNNNNNNNNNNNNNNNNNNNNNNNNNNNNNNNNNNNNNNNNNNNNNNNNNNNNNNNNNNNNNNNNNNTCTTATTGCAGCggttgctccaccaaaattattttcaattgtctctctatttatttctcttataaatcttcccgttataaattcattagcaggatatggaagttttgttatatacatactaagataatgatttttatcttcttcttttaacttgtaataatgtattctatattcacatatataagactctacattacatagatcatatatctgaatattagctagatgattttttgcttcttgatattctttattatagacttcttgtctatgatctaaaatattttttccaaaaaattcttcatatagaatcatcattatatataatatcttatcgtaagctgttgtttttgttgctaaatcttctattatttggttttctattgatgtcatataatctcttataattcctttagtatgaaaccctatgtaattccaaatatctcttccagacaattcactaagttttggattagtaaaagcttctaataaaaaggaattcaaccaattttcgaaaatttctttttcattctttttacagtctaagtcgagcattctttctccttccatttcctggattttaggaacatattttgatggtatttttgtgtattttgaatctttattcataaacccttttttaaaggcataattatcaaaacttgtttcccatttaaattgagattgattatccttagatgttccagcttcattttttacttgtattggaattgctggttcttcgtcacttgaataatttagaatgtgttcttcattttctatgttttcagaatttactaattcttcttctatttgaaaaccacgttccataatattattttcttgagccatttttaattgtttaaaaaatattgtaacttcttctaatttttcttcaatattcataatttcaatggtggttttacttttaagtctgttatgttgattatattttgaaattttatggatactaatatttcttcaagcatatctattatagaatttaattgtgggttaaaagtatgatgaagatgtggggaatcatttccatggtagcattttttagaaattccatGTGAAAagtaagttttttcaggtttttgaagtccttcaataaaacttatagtaaaataaagattttgagaaaaatcattttgtattgattttaagaattcagtgtcattacaattaacattggttaaaatcattaatttttgatctattagttttgataatttaattatttcttctcttaaatcttctaatttacttttttccattaggtgacgcttttctaTGTGAAGAGTTACGGTTTTAAGTTAAAAGTGTGATTTTAGAATGAGTAGTCTAAATTTTGCCACGTAAGTACATCTTTAAAACAACATCTTTACCATATATTTCTCCCGTTAACAAAACCCAAGAGTAAATAGCAAGCGTATGCTTCCATACCAGAACAATTAAACTAGCTTATGTGTACTTTGTTGATTGGTTTATCCCTAACAACgcttttaatttttgcatttaACCTAACGCCTAGGGATGACAATGGAGCTTTGTGGGAgtgattaataaataataataataaccccccctttttctctctcttgctttttggtcaatatcttttatatttctataaGTCCAAAAACCAGTCGACACGAGGATACAAACTAATGATGAATACAAGGAAAGGCTNNNNNNNNNNNNNNNNNNNNNNNNNNNNNNNNNNNNNNNNNNNNNNNNNNNNNNNNNNNNNNNNNNNNNNNNNNNNNNNAAATTATCAGCCCAAGTTGAAAGACCATCAATTTGGTACTGTGGTTGATCATTCTGCTTTGCGTTTCCACTTTCCACCATTTAAAAGTAAAGGGtaactattattatttaaaaactattaaatataaagaaaaatgtGTTATTCTCCAACAGTGGAGCCTTATGCTCTCTAACAGTGGAGTTGTTTTGCTTCGACAAGCGAAACCATTAATCAATCAACTTTTCAAATTTAGTTCAGTTATAAATAGGAAGACAATCATAAATCAACCAAGAAAAAAACAACAATACAAGAAATACAAATCAACAAGGCAAGTCATGAAaggtataaaaaatataaacatagaAAGAAATGTTCTAGATTTGGAGGAGTCTTCAGTTTAACAAAGAGATAACTCAGACCAAAAATTAGTCGGCCAAATATTAACAGGAAAAGTGCTAAATATGGTCACAATGCGTCAAACGATTTTCAATATCTGGGGAGATCCACAGGGGTTGGTAATCACCAATGCAGAACCAAACTCCTTCATCTTAAACTTGAAAAGTCaggaggaagcaagaaaagcgTATGATGGTGGACCATGGAGAATAGAAGGACATATGCTGAGTCTGCAGTGGTGGAGTTCAAATCTGTCCATCGATGAGGTAAACAATAATCAGCTTCCTATTTGGGTTCAAATACATCGACTACCttatgataaaattaatataaagaaTACTGAAAAAATAGGAGCAAAAGTAGGGATAGTTATAAGTGTTGAGAATTCTTTTGTTGAAGGAAACATGCTCAGATCATTTTTGAAGGTCAGAGTAGAGATAAATGTTCAAACACCTCTGAAAACGGGATTCTAGTTTAAAAGAGAGGATGGAAGTCATGCATGGACTAAGTTCAAATATGAAAAATTGTATGGTTACTGTTACAAATGTGAAAAAAATTGGCATAACAAAAGAGCATGTGTTGAGAAGCTGGTTATGTCTTAGTAAACCCAGCAATTCTTAGATATGGACCTGAACTTAAAATTCTGGGGCTGAGATCAATGGAGAATGAGGCAAGAAAGGCAGAAATTAGGAGGAGAAAGGAAGAACACAACAACTGGATAGAGAAATTATGGGAAGTGCGTGAGAGAAGTTTGCAAAGGAGAGAGTGGCTGAAAAGACAATCACAGAGGGAGAAAGGAGGGTCAAATCAAAGGAGTGTAAGAAGTTCTCAAGCCAATGCCTCTGCAAAATCTTAGGGCAGATTAGTTAATCCACAGGAGCAAATGGGAGGGAGACAAGTGGCAACACAGGAAGCTCAAAATCAAGATGAAAGGGCTGATGATGAAGAGATGAACGGTGATGAAGACAACAATATATTGAATCTAGGTGATGAGACAGCAAACAAggataaaggaaaaaaaaaaggtattttaaaaaatcagtaAACCAGTGAATCAGTAGAATTAAGAAACGTAAATGATGTCAGGGAATCAGGAAAGGATGGGAAGAATGGGAATGATAGTAACAAGACTCCTAGGAGGTATATAGAGAAAGGTGGGACAAGCAGAAAAAGAATGGACAGCACAAAAAGAAGGCACGGATTTTTATCAACCAAAGGCCCAACAGGGAGAGCCAGCAAATTAAAAGTGGGCCAACTAAAAAAGGGAAGAACCTTACTATTGGACAACTATTaaagaaattcaacaaaaagatagttgaagaaaaaagaaagagaaatacaGAAGAGAAAGTGAAAGAGAGGGcccaaaatagaaataatatgaAAGTTAATGGGATAGTAAGTCAATATCAGAACAGGAAGGAAAAGCCAAAACAGAATAGCAAGTAGCTAGTCGCAGAAAGCGATGGAGGGTTCTATTATGTAGAActagctgaagaagaagaagaactagagCAGAAAAATAACAAAGCAATTGTAGTGGTCAGGAAATATGAAACAAAACTTGTTCGAAGAATGGAGGAAAAGCTTAAActcaagagaagaagagaagacaaCCAGCAAGAATAgactgaaaattttttgaaagaagaagagaaagctGCAGATGTGTGGAGGGCTAGTAAGAAGAACAAAGTGGTCGGAGACTGCGTGGAAGGGAGAGCTAACGAGGAAGAATCACATATCAGAGGAGACAACTTGGGAAACTCAATGGTTGAGGAGGCGAGCCTACACATACCCCCAACTCAACCATGGGTGTGATAAGTTGGAACTGCCGCGGAGTTGTGGCCCCCGCGACAATTTCTGAACTGCACAGCATGTGCAAACAAATAAGGCATGCAATAGTATTTCTAATAGAGACTAGAGTTAGAAAAGAAActattaagaaattaaaaagaaggtTGTATTTTGAGAATGTATTTTACATAGAACTCCAGGGACTGTCCGGAGGGCTATGCCTTTTGTGGaatgaaatatataatattgatatttatttttggtgtgatAATCATATAAAAGCCCAGATTGACGATAGAAAAGGGAAAATATGGACATGTAATTTCATCTATGGAAACCCACGCTTTGGAAAAAAAAGGAGCAATGGAGAGCTATCACATCAAACAACTGTAATGAGGGAGAGCCACAACTATTCATAGGAGACTTCAACGACATCTTGAGTCAAGAGGAGAAAATTGGTCTACATCCAAAGCCACAAAGTCAGGTGAGAGAATTTAGTCAGTTCGTATATATGAATTATTTTATGGATTTAGACCTAAAAGGTGGAAGATTTACGTGGTTTAGTAATCCGAGGAATGGATTCATCACTAGGAAGAAGATAGATAGGGCGTTAGCCAATTGAGGATGGAGAGCTTTGTACTAGCATGCGTCACTCATAGCGCTACCAGCAATAAGTTCTGACCATTGCCCGAGAGTtttaaacataaatcaaatttaaagaaAGGAAAGTGTTTTAAATTTGAGGCGTTTTGGGCCGATCATGATGAGTGCAAGAATGTAGTAAGAAAGGGGTGGGATAAAGAGAATATTCATGGATGTGAATGGGAAggaatgacaaaaaaaatggaaaattgcAAAGAAGAGCTTAAGAAGTGGAGCAAGAAGAATTTTAAACGTGCAGATAAAGAAATCTACAAATTGAAGGATGAATTGAAGAAGCTACAAGATTTGAACTTAACACAAGAAAAGCAAGACAGGATACAATTAATAAAGGAGAATATAGCAGTTCTATGGAAGCAGGAAGAGAAATATTGGGAACAAAGAGCCAGGTTAAAATGGTTGAAATGGGAAGACAAGAACACATCTTTCTTTCATGTCACAACCATTTAAAGAAGAGAAAGGAACAGAATTGACAAACTAAAGAATGAAACGGGATCATGGATGGAAGACAGGAAAGAAATCATGAACCACATTGAGGAACAATTTGAAGCGTTATTCACTTCTAATAGCAAAAGAAACTTTGCAGCAATTCTAAACAAAATTCCAGCAAGAGTCATAGAGGATATGAACAGGGGCTGATCTCAGAAGTCACTAAAGAGGAAGTTAGAAAAGCAGTTTTCAGCATGGACAGCCTTAAGGTTCCTGGGCCAGATGGTTTGAATGGGTTATTCTACCAAAACATTGGGAGATAATTAAGAAGGAGGTATGTACAGTTGTTAAAGAATTCTTTCGAAATGGGAGTTTGCCGGAAGAGATTAGCGAAACCACAGTTGTCCTAATTCCAAAGGTCAAGAATCTGGAAGAACTTAATCAGCTAAGACCGATCAGTTGTTGTAACTTTATTTATAAGATTATAACAAGGGTTATAGTGCTAAGATTGAAAGGCCTATTAGAGGATATAGTGTTACCAACTTAAAGCGCTTTTGTGGGGGGAAGACTCATACAAGATAATATAGTGATTGTCTAAGAAGTGTATCACAGCCTAAACAAGAAAGGAAGTGAGGATTCCCAGAATATAGCGATCAAGTTGGATATGAACAAGGCATGTGATAGGTTAGAGTGGAATTTTTTTGAGAAGGTGCTTATGAAACTCGGATATACCGAACGATGGGTTGAATTGGTAATGAAGTGTGTTAGAAGTGTAAACTATAGGGTAAAGGTCAATGGAGAGATGTCTAAGACGATAAAACCACAAAGAGGCCTTAGACAAAGGGACCCCCTATCTCCCTACCTTTTCATTTTAGCAGCAGAGGTGTTCACGATTCTAATGCAGGAGGATCAGAAGAAAGGCCATATAACCGGTCTACAGATAGCTCCAACAGTCCCGGTACTCTCTCGCTTGTTGTTTGCATATGATTGCATTATATTCGCGAAAACAAAGGAGGATGagatttttcaaatcatcacAGTTCTTAATGAATACACAAAGGCATCCGGACAAAGGATAAACTTGAACAAGTCAGGTATCACCTTTGGAAGCCAGGTGTCGATACAGACAAGggtagaaattaaaaagattttaggAATGATAGCATAGGACACACCAGAAAAATACTTGGGGTTACCAGCCATATGGGGAAGATCTCAGAACAAGGCTTTGACATAGATTGAAGAGAAAATCATGAGTAAACTGGAGGGATGGAAAGAAAAGTTGTTGAATCAGGCAGGCAAAGAAATGTTAATAAAATCAGTAATTCAAGCAATGCCATCATATGCCAtgaatatcataaaattttccAAGAGTTTCTGCAGGAGAATTTGCTCAAAGGTTGCGCAATTCTGGTGGGCAACTTCCGGGAAAGAACGAGGCATTCATTGAAAAAAATGGGACAGCATTACGGATAGCAAGAGCTGCGGGGGGTTGGGGTTTAAGGATCTCGAAAAACATAATACTGCTTACCTTGCCAAACAAGCGTGGAGAGAAATGAAGAATCCAAATGCAATCTGGGTTCAGGTACTAAAATCGATATATTTTCCGAATGAAAATTTTTGGATAGCAAAATGTAAAAATACGTGCATCATGAGTTTGGAGAAGCATATTGCATGGAAGAGAACNNNNNNNNNNNNNNNNNNNNNNNNNNNNNNNNNNNNNNNNNNNNNNNNNNNNNNNGTAAGTATCTGAAAAGACAATTGGATCACTGGGAGAAGCAAGCCTCTCGATGCGTATAGTACAAATGATTCGAAGGTAAAAGATCTCATTAAAAATGGAAAAGGGTGGAAGAGAGAAATAATTGAAAATAGATTTTTTCAGAAAGTCTGCAAAGAGATTCTTAGCACTCCTGTTAGTGTAGTGAATAGAGATGACTACTTGTATTGGCCATGGAAGGAATATGGAAGTTATTCCATAAGAACTGGATATTatgttgcaaaaaaaaaaaaaaaaaaaaaaagggNNNAAACAGGGCAGGACATGAGAAATGAAAATCCATCAACAAGTGAAGACAAAAGGGAGATATGGAAGGAGGAATGGAGAATGGAGGTTCTGTAGAAAATCAGAATGTTCTTATGGAAAGCATGTCAGGATATATTACTAGTAGGTTCTAATTTGCATAAAAGGAGGATGGCACCAGATCCATTGTGTCAGATATGCTTAAAAGGGATGGAGACGGTAAAACATGCCTTACTGCTATGTGATTGGATGAGAGCAACATGGTTCGGGGCGGAATTGCAATAGACCCCAACAGCGGAGACAGTGAACTTGATTGGAAGTTGGATGGTAGAATGTATAAGAAAGATCAGAGCAGGAAGTGGAGACGACAAGGAGAAGAGGATCAGTAAGCTAGGATTTCTCTTGTGGGAGATATGAAAAACCAGAAATAACAAACTCTTTCAACAATAGGAAGTGAATCCAAGTTGGACAATCAGTAAAACAAGAACATTAGAGACAATTTATGGGAAGCTAGTAGAGAAACAacagataaaaaaatagaagcCAATAGAAGTAGAACTTACCCGGTGACATGGAGACCTCCTCCTGAAAATTGGCTGAAAGCAAATGTTGATGCTGCCTTTCGAAAGTACAATGGGACAGGCGCAATAGCTGTGgtaattaaaaatagtaaaggAAATATGCTATTAGGATTTTCAGGGAAGATTCAAGTCAAATCAAGCACTGTGGCAGATGCCCAAGCAATAAGACAAGCATTAATCATAGTAAACAATTTGAACATGGACAAAACGCTAATAGAATCAGACAATTTAAAGCTCATTCAAACAATTAAATCCAAGACAACCATAGGAGAAGCATTGGCTATCATCCAagatattcaaattttaatggAAAACTTACCTGAAAAAGGAATGACTTGGCCTCCCAGGAATGGTAGTCGTCTTGCTCATGCAGTGGCAAAGGCTGCGGAATCAGAAACGTTACATTCGACCTGGAGCACTCATCCACCTGCAGAAATACAAAGTATTCTTAGGAATGAGATTCGAACATGAGGTAAGAATGCTaagaattaaaagagaaaaaaaaatgggTAAATTGAAGAAGTTCGAATCGAGAATGGAGGCAAGAAAGCAAGAGGTCAATCCAGATCGTTATGATCTGAGGCAGAGAACCTGCATGCAACCAACGGCGATGCGGTCTTACGGGCACATGTTCTAGATTTGAGTGTCAACCATATCTTCACATGTGGGGTTAAAATTGAAACCGGGGATATGAAAGGAGAGGATGTTGCGGTAGAAGAAGACAGACGAAGGATTGGCTGCGGTAAAAACGGCAGAGACCTATGGCCGTTGTGAATTGGACCTCCTGGCCGATGGAGGACGTCGACGGAGAGGACCCAACTGCTGCTGCGGTGACTAAATGGGTTACACTCGAGGCTCAACAAAATACGGTCTCCAACAGTGAGATTTTTACGGGATCACTAGCGCTCAGAGTTTCGATTTCTATGCCGGTGCTGCGAAGAAAAAGACGTTTCAGAACATGCAAAATTCAGCCTTTTCTTTCGTGCAAACAGTTGGAGAATTTCAGTGAGTACTGAGATGATTAGAGGCAGGGATTCTTTGTTTTTTGGTTTGAGTTGATCTATTGGCCCAAGTctcttataaataaataaataaagggtAACTATTTGTTGGAATGTtacctattttaaaaaattacttggTCTAGtatgaatattaattaagaaagataGGTAATtagttctaaaaataatttttaaaaaagttgtataaagtattttttgtaCTATTCGATCATGTCTGAGAGTTAATTTAGTGAAAAGTGTATGTGAGTCAAATCCAAGGGATAAATTAGAATTTACACTATATTTAATGTATTGAATTCACcagaaaaaataaatcaatttgcACAATATTCCCATCACTTGTTATTATTTGTGCAAAGTGGGTCCATCTCCATGCAAAGCTGACTAAGCCACAATGCCTCATATTCCCTGCTAATTATAATTCAGGTAATTGTTGATtcttttcatcttttctttttatgaTAATGCACACTtccttataaaaaaataataaataaaaaatattactttaatttcaataacatatatataattattataattaccaTAAATAGATATATTAAAATCCACCTAACATATGCCGTAATACTATTTGTAGATAACATTagttgtttaatattttttatggatGAATTATATCTCGGataccatttattttattacgaAAGTTTGGGTTTCTTCTCATTATTCAGAAACTCTGAAATTCTTgagaatttactaatttttaaattataatgataAGTTATTTATAAAACTAagcatatattattaatttacattaaataatttataattgatttattctctatttatttacttatcTTCTTATATTCATATCTATAAGATGTGGAAGTGTGcgttaccaaaaaaaaaaaaaaatttgaaaagaatcaAGAATTACCTGAGTTATAATTAGAAGGAAATATGTGGCTTAGTCAGCTTTGCATGGAGATGGACCCACTTTGCCCAAATAATAACCAGTGATGGAATACAGtgcaaattgatttttttatttttttggaaaaattcaatacattgaatagaaaataattttttatttaaaaaataatttactgaTTACCAAATACTTAGTCTTGAAcagttaaattttgttttaataattttatttttaatatttagttttaattttattcttaatatttaaaaatataactaaaatatatttaaagcattaaaaataaaattaaaataaattaaaaataaagatattttcaaaaaaaatgtaGACACAAAATACATACTTTACTCTAACATAATAACATCACAATTTCATGTTCtcaattaggattag belongs to Arachis duranensis cultivar V14167 chromosome 8, aradu.V14167.gnm2.J7QH, whole genome shotgun sequence and includes:
- the LOC107460762 gene encoding uncharacterized protein LOC107460762; its protein translation is MVRGGIAIDPNSGDSELDWKLDGRMYKKDQSRKWRRQGEEDQDNLWEASRETTDKKIEANRSRTYPVTWRPPPENWLKANVDAAFRKYNGTGAIAVVIKNSKGNMLLGFSGKIQVKSSTVADAQAIRQALIIVNNLNMDKTLIESDNLKLIQTIKSKTTIGEALAIIQDIQILMENLPEKGMTWPPRNGSRLAHAVAKAAESETLHSTWSTHPPAEIQSILRNEIRT